Proteins encoded by one window of Cylindrospermum stagnale PCC 7417:
- a CDS encoding restriction endonuclease subunit S, protein MESNYFPNGWEMTTLSVIARKDGRGLVDGPFGSNLPASEYVPVGIPVIRGANLSLGDVRFKGEEFAFISDETAKRLERSLCSFDDIIFTKKGTLGQLGIIPQTHRYKKFLISSNQMKLSVDQDIASPLFVYYYLSSAASREKIIRDSEATGVPKTNLTYLRTFPILLPPLPEQKAIAQILSSLDDKIELNQQMNETLEAMARAMFKSWFVDFDPVRAKMEGRQPAGMDAATADLFPDEFEESSLGLIPKGWSYQPADTICSIGIGKTPPRKESEWFSTSCNDIRWVSIRDMGESGTFISDTKEYLVSEAIARFNVRVVPDHTVLLSFKLTIGRVAITDGEMSTNEAIAHFKLGNKVELSSEYLYLYLKTFDYNQLGSTSSIAEAVNSKIIKAMPILTTDSRLMEKFTNQVANIFARIKSNQRESHTLTTIRDTLLPKLMSGQIRVNQVEKLLEAIAA, encoded by the coding sequence ATGGAATCTAACTACTTTCCCAACGGATGGGAAATGACAACATTATCCGTCATTGCCCGAAAAGATGGTCGTGGTTTAGTGGATGGCCCGTTTGGTTCAAATTTACCTGCTTCCGAATATGTACCTGTAGGTATACCAGTCATTAGAGGTGCAAACCTTTCGCTTGGAGATGTTCGCTTCAAAGGCGAGGAATTTGCTTTTATATCTGATGAAACTGCAAAACGTCTGGAAAGAAGTTTATGCAGTTTTGACGACATAATTTTTACAAAAAAAGGCACACTTGGTCAGTTAGGAATAATACCGCAAACACATCGATATAAAAAATTTCTCATTTCATCGAATCAGATGAAGTTATCTGTAGATCAGGATATTGCATCTCCACTTTTTGTCTACTATTACCTTTCATCTGCTGCGAGTCGAGAAAAGATTATTCGAGATTCAGAAGCAACTGGAGTCCCTAAAACAAACCTTACATATCTCCGCACATTTCCAATTTTGTTACCCCCCCTCCCTGAACAAAAAGCGATCGCACAAATCCTCTCCTCTCTGGATGACAAAATCGAACTGAACCAACAGATGAACGAAACCCTAGAAGCAATGGCTAGGGCAATGTTTAAGTCGTGGTTTGTAGATTTTGACCCTGTACGCGCCAAGATGGAAGGGAGACAACCCGCAGGTATGGACGCAGCAACAGCGGATTTATTCCCTGATGAGTTTGAGGAGTCGTCTTTGGGTTTAATTCCGAAGGGGTGGTCGTATCAACCTGCGGACACTATTTGCAGCATTGGAATTGGGAAAACTCCACCAAGAAAAGAATCAGAATGGTTTTCTACCAGTTGCAATGATATTCGCTGGGTATCGATCCGTGATATGGGAGAGAGTGGAACATTTATTTCCGACACGAAGGAATATTTAGTTTCAGAAGCCATAGCTCGGTTTAATGTGCGGGTCGTTCCAGACCATACAGTTCTTTTAAGTTTTAAGTTAACCATTGGCCGGGTTGCTATAACTGATGGAGAAATGAGTACAAATGAAGCGATTGCACATTTCAAATTAGGTAACAAAGTAGAATTATCGAGTGAGTACCTGTACCTATATTTGAAAACATTTGATTATAACCAGTTAGGGAGTACCTCATCTATTGCAGAAGCTGTTAATTCAAAAATTATAAAAGCTATGCCTATCTTGACTACTGATAGCAGATTGATGGAAAAATTCACAAATCAAGTAGCTAACATATTTGCAAGAATTAAGAGCAATCAAAGAGAATCGCATACACTTACTACTATCCGAGACACCCTATTACCAAAATTGATGTCAGGACAAATCCGAGTTAATCAAGTAGAAAAACTATTAGAGGCTATAGCAGCGTAA
- a CDS encoding type I restriction-modification system subunit M: protein MATKETKTSAAVSSSSERNRTAKTSASLSSKANGNGSKLGFEEKLWQTADKLRGHLDAAEYKHVVLGLIFLKYISDAFNELYEKLSQDEYAEPEDRDEYSAENIFYVPKVARWLHFQSHAKNPLIGQLIDEGMDAIEKENASLKGVLPKEYGKPALDKRLLGELIDLIGTIGLGDAESRKNDVLGRVYEYFLGQFANAEGKKGGQFYTPPAVVKVLVEMLEPYKGRVYDPCCGSGGMFVQSEKFIKAHEGKIGDISIYGQESNPTTWKLCKINLAIRGIDGNLGAKNADSFRNDLHKDLKADYILANPPFNMSDWGGEGLREDGRWIYGTPSAGNANYAWIQHIISHLAPHGYAGFVLANGSMSSNQSGEGEIRKALIDADLVDCMVALPGQLFYNTQIPACLWFLTRNKSGGKFRKRRGETLFIDGRKLGVLIDRVHRDLTEEEIKRIAQTYHNWRGTGKEKYIDVPGFCKGASFEEIQGHGYVLTPGRYVGAEEVEEDDEPFEEKMERLTQKLEEQFRKSADLERKIKQNLRGLGYGI from the coding sequence GTGGCAACAAAAGAAACTAAAACTTCGGCTGCGGTCAGTTCTAGCAGTGAACGAAACCGAACTGCTAAAACTTCGGCTTCGCTCAGTTCTAAGGCAAACGGTAATGGTAGCAAGTTGGGGTTTGAGGAGAAATTATGGCAAACTGCCGATAAGTTGCGGGGTCACTTAGATGCTGCTGAATATAAACACGTGGTTTTGGGGTTGATATTTCTTAAATACATATCAGACGCTTTTAACGAACTCTACGAGAAATTGTCCCAGGACGAATACGCAGAACCTGAAGACAGGGACGAATATAGCGCTGAGAATATCTTTTATGTTCCCAAGGTTGCGCGGTGGTTGCATTTCCAGAGTCACGCCAAAAACCCACTGATTGGGCAGTTAATTGATGAGGGGATGGATGCAATCGAGAAAGAAAACGCTTCTTTGAAGGGGGTATTACCGAAAGAATATGGTAAACCTGCTTTAGATAAACGGTTGCTGGGGGAGTTGATAGACCTAATTGGGACTATTGGGTTAGGAGATGCCGAAAGTCGCAAAAATGATGTTCTCGGAAGAGTTTATGAGTATTTTTTAGGACAATTTGCCAATGCAGAGGGGAAGAAGGGGGGACAGTTTTACACTCCTCCGGCGGTGGTGAAGGTGTTAGTAGAAATGTTGGAACCCTACAAAGGGCGAGTTTATGACCCCTGCTGTGGTTCTGGGGGAATGTTTGTACAGTCGGAGAAGTTTATTAAAGCACATGAAGGCAAGATTGGGGATATTTCTATTTATGGTCAAGAGTCTAACCCCACGACTTGGAAGTTGTGCAAAATAAATTTAGCCATTAGGGGTATTGATGGCAATTTGGGGGCAAAAAATGCTGATAGTTTTCGCAATGATTTACATAAAGATTTAAAAGCAGATTATATTCTGGCGAATCCCCCTTTTAATATGAGCGATTGGGGAGGGGAAGGATTACGAGAAGATGGGCGTTGGATTTACGGCACACCCTCGGCTGGTAATGCCAATTATGCTTGGATTCAACATATCATCAGCCATCTTGCACCTCATGGTTATGCGGGGTTTGTGTTGGCTAATGGTTCCATGAGTTCTAATCAATCAGGGGAAGGGGAGATTAGAAAGGCTTTAATTGATGCTGACTTGGTTGATTGCATGGTGGCGTTACCAGGGCAGTTATTTTATAACACCCAAATTCCCGCTTGTTTATGGTTTTTGACTCGGAATAAATCAGGGGGTAAGTTCCGCAAGCGCCGAGGAGAAACTTTATTTATTGATGGGCGCAAATTGGGGGTTTTAATTGATAGGGTTCATCGGGATTTGACGGAGGAGGAGATAAAAAGAATTGCCCAAACTTATCATAATTGGCGGGGTACTGGGAAGGAAAAATATATAGATGTTCCTGGTTTTTGTAAGGGTGCAAGTTTTGAGGAAATTCAGGGACATGGTTATGTGTTAACGCCGGGGCGGTATGTGGGGGCTGAGGAGGTGGAAGAGGATGATGAGCCGTTTGAGGAAAAGATGGAACGGTTGACGCAGAAGTTAGAGGAGCAGTTTAGGAAGTCGGCAGATTTGGAGAGGAAGATTAAACAGAATTTACGGGGGTTGGGATATGGAATCTAA
- a CDS encoding helix-turn-helix domain-containing protein, with translation MTNQILVVKQPKIGRMIREMRLLTGLTQEQFAAHIGVTYPTINRWENGHFQPSPLAMEKIEKKLRDLGEQGENLQQKYLN, from the coding sequence ATGACAAACCAAATTTTGGTAGTCAAACAGCCGAAGATTGGGCGAATGATTCGAGAAATGCGGCTGCTGACGGGACTTACACAAGAACAGTTTGCAGCACATATAGGTGTCACTTATCCCACAATTAACCGTTGGGAAAATGGGCATTTTCAGCCGTCACCCCTGGCTATGGAGAAGATTGAAAAAAAGCTGCGGGACTTGGGAGAACAGGGAGAGAATTTGCAGCAGAAGTACCTCAATTAA
- a CDS encoding DUF4465 domain-containing protein, producing MKIKWLYFLPFFCLTAVASPSASSAQVVDFEDLTLSSESFYNGADGAGGFTSQGAFFNNNYNPTFQSWSGWSYSNTTDTTTPGFLNQYSAYTGGGFNGSSNYGVAFTFAPGSAYIDLPTGFSAKSAQITNTTYAALSILNGDQFAKKFGGASGNDPDFFLLKITGLDAANQQTGSVDFYLADYRFTDNSQDYLVDTWNLVDLSSLGGATKLSFAVTSSDIGPFGLNTPAYFALDNLTLEPSNVATVPEPFVVPSLLGFAAFGIGSLKRKLKQS from the coding sequence GTGAAAATTAAATGGCTCTATTTCTTACCGTTTTTTTGTTTAACAGCTGTAGCTTCGCCATCAGCATCTTCTGCACAAGTCGTTGATTTTGAAGATTTAACCCTTTCATCAGAATCTTTCTACAATGGTGCTGATGGTGCTGGCGGTTTCACAAGTCAAGGTGCATTTTTCAACAACAATTACAACCCAACCTTTCAAAGCTGGTCTGGGTGGTCTTATTCCAACACTACTGATACAACCACACCAGGATTCCTTAACCAATATAGTGCTTATACTGGAGGTGGCTTTAATGGTTCTAGTAACTATGGAGTTGCTTTTACCTTCGCTCCTGGCAGTGCTTATATCGATTTACCAACAGGTTTTAGTGCCAAGTCGGCTCAAATTACCAATACAACTTATGCCGCCTTATCAATACTTAACGGAGACCAGTTTGCTAAAAAATTTGGTGGTGCTAGCGGCAACGACCCTGACTTTTTTCTATTGAAGATTACGGGTCTTGATGCTGCAAATCAACAAACAGGTAGCGTCGATTTTTATCTAGCAGATTACCGTTTTACAGATAATTCACAAGACTATCTTGTTGATACATGGAATTTGGTGGATCTATCGAGTTTGGGAGGCGCCACAAAGCTTTCCTTCGCAGTCACTTCTTCAGATATTGGGCCATTTGGTCTAAATACTCCAGCATATTTTGCCTTAGACAACCTTACTTTGGAACCCTCAAATGTGGCAACAGTTCCTGAACCGTTTGTTGTGCCTAGTTTATTAGGTTTTGCCGCTTTCGGTATTGGTTCACTCAAGCGCAAGCTGAAACAGAGTTAA
- a CDS encoding thermonuclease family protein: MKPLFINLLITLSVIGAAAALYPRTKLLVEEVADSTLPRLMPVSEDWTATSVADGDTITVKRGNETKKIRLCGINAPEGKHGKATGQPHGDEAKEKLRSLVALAKNQVIIIPIETDRYGRTVAEVVAEVSGAWGIELSFQEEMLKSGNAYFDSNALNCPNHDAFEKAEQIAKANGAGVWGKRKRENLE; this comes from the coding sequence ATGAAGCCACTGTTCATCAACTTGTTGATTACCTTGAGTGTAATTGGTGCAGCGGCGGCACTTTACCCCAGAACTAAATTACTTGTGGAAGAAGTGGCTGATTCCACATTACCCCGCTTAATGCCAGTATCCGAGGACTGGACAGCAACGAGTGTTGCAGATGGAGACACCATCACCGTAAAGCGCGGGAATGAAACCAAAAAAATTCGACTTTGTGGGATCAATGCCCCAGAAGGAAAGCACGGTAAAGCGACAGGGCAACCTCATGGTGACGAAGCTAAGGAGAAACTGCGATCGCTGGTGGCGTTGGCAAAGAACCAAGTAATTATCATACCTATCGAAACAGACCGTTACGGGCGAACTGTGGCTGAGGTAGTGGCTGAGGTTTCCGGAGCGTGGGGAATTGAGTTGAGTTTTCAAGAAGAAATGCTCAAGTCTGGTAATGCTTACTTCGATAGCAATGCTCTTAATTGCCCCAACCACGATGCTTTTGAAAAGGCTGAACAGATAGCGAAGGCCAATGGTGCTGGTGTATGGGGAAAAAGAAAAAGGGAAAACCTGGAATAA
- a CDS encoding nuclease A inhibitor family protein has protein sequence MTTEIIQKLEQASAGLLMMSESDYPFQAVLWKGAGLDLTPAKLLELTGHPQDAPVETVDVDYFFRNCAVEKEWHSQPQKETVNKFKNLVEVLKSNLSDIKVYRIGTISIDAYILGKTEADDLAGISTKVVET, from the coding sequence ATGACTACTGAAATTATCCAAAAACTGGAGCAGGCCAGCGCTGGTCTGTTAATGATGAGCGAGTCTGATTATCCTTTTCAAGCAGTTCTTTGGAAAGGTGCGGGTCTTGATTTAACTCCTGCAAAGCTTTTAGAACTGACTGGTCATCCTCAAGATGCACCTGTTGAAACAGTAGATGTAGATTATTTCTTCCGCAACTGTGCAGTAGAAAAAGAGTGGCACAGCCAGCCACAAAAGGAAACTGTTAACAAATTCAAAAACTTAGTAGAAGTATTAAAATCTAATTTGAGCGATATTAAAGTTTACCGCATTGGTACTATCAGCATTGATGCTTACATTTTAGGTAAGACAGAAGCTGACGACCTAGCAGGAATATCAACCAAAGTTGTAGAGACTTAA
- a CDS encoding DNA/RNA non-specific endonuclease — MLANFWRKVYRSGWLTGIVIVLLVTFNTLFSAKGATTVEGFETGSKGSYAAADVTLSTGVWNLDDALIGNLAADAKSGTQSTRIRNSGKATMKFNRTTGAGTVTIKHGKYGSDASTNWSLWCSTNSGSSWSQVGSTVTTSSTTLATATFTPNISGTVRCEVRKTDGTTNRTNIDDITITDYGTSGGGSASVHLTMGNPSGAVTSTSYPGNYLMEKDQYALSYNNTTRIPNWTSWQLNSSWLGSTPRQDDFRNDTTLPSGWYQVLATDYQGSGFDRGHMTPSGDRTSTVAVNSSTFLMTNMIPQAPDNNQGPWAILEGYARDLVAQGKELYIISGGYGVGGTGSNGSASTIASGKIQVPARTWKVIVVLDTPGSGVSGVTTNTRVIAVDMPNAQGIRNNDWKTYRVSVDSIEGNTGFNFLSNVSVGTQDVIESRVDNL; from the coding sequence ATGTTAGCAAATTTTTGGCGAAAAGTCTATCGTAGTGGGTGGTTGACGGGGATAGTAATAGTTTTACTAGTTACCTTCAACACCCTATTTAGTGCAAAAGGTGCCACCACTGTTGAGGGTTTTGAAACCGGCTCAAAGGGCAGTTATGCAGCGGCTGATGTCACCCTTAGTACAGGCGTGTGGAATTTAGATGATGCCTTGATTGGCAATTTAGCAGCCGATGCCAAAAGCGGAACCCAATCTACCCGCATTCGCAACAGTGGCAAAGCAACGATGAAATTTAACCGTACCACCGGGGCTGGTACAGTTACTATTAAGCATGGCAAGTATGGTAGTGATGCTAGTACCAATTGGAGTTTGTGGTGTTCTACTAATAGCGGTAGTTCATGGTCACAAGTAGGTTCTACAGTTACAACCAGTTCCACAACACTAGCCACAGCAACTTTTACGCCGAATATTTCTGGCACTGTTCGCTGTGAAGTTCGCAAGACTGATGGCACTACCAATAGAACCAACATTGATGATATTACTATCACTGATTACGGGACTTCTGGTGGTGGTAGTGCAAGTGTACATTTAACTATGGGTAATCCCAGCGGTGCGGTAACTAGCACTTCCTATCCTGGGAATTACTTGATGGAAAAAGACCAGTACGCGCTATCGTACAACAACACTACGAGAATCCCTAACTGGACATCGTGGCAATTAAATTCTTCATGGTTGGGCAGCACTCCAAGACAAGATGATTTTCGCAATGATACTACCTTGCCCAGTGGTTGGTATCAGGTGCTGGCAACTGATTATCAAGGTAGCGGATTTGATAGGGGACACATGACTCCTTCCGGCGACCGAACCAGCACAGTTGCTGTTAACTCCAGTACGTTTCTGATGACAAACATGATTCCCCAAGCACCCGATAACAATCAGGGCCCTTGGGCAATACTGGAAGGCTACGCTAGGGATTTGGTAGCTCAAGGCAAGGAGCTTTATATAATCTCTGGTGGTTACGGTGTTGGAGGTACAGGTTCTAATGGTTCTGCCAGCACAATCGCTAGTGGCAAAATCCAAGTGCCTGCAAGAACTTGGAAGGTGATCGTCGTTTTAGACACTCCAGGGTCTGGGGTAAGTGGGGTGACGACAAACACACGGGTTATTGCTGTTGATATGCCCAATGCACAAGGCATCAGAAACAACGACTGGAAAACCTACCGAGTTTCTGTTGATTCAATTGAAGGTAACACTGGCTTCAATTTCCTCTCTAATGTCTCTGTAGGAACTCAAGATGTGATTGAGTCCAGAGTAGACAACCTGTAA
- a CDS encoding tyrosine-type recombinase/integrase, translating to MSQLLSKTLVLAQPPPLTLHPAAVYLAHLGVGSRPTMEGALNAIASLLTNGECDAMTLDWSALRYQHTAAIRTALMQRFAPATANKMLCALRRTLKEACRLDLMNADDYAKAVDFPTVKVKKGLRGRALTKAEIAALMGVCIEDLTPQGARDAALIAILRGAGLRRAEAVNLDLKDFRNSGALEIREGKGGQDRTVYLPTVAVVVVEDWLTVRGMKPGPLLCPIRKGGLVQLRRMTPQAVLLILRKRALEAGVDSFSPHDFRRTFCSDLLDSGTDIVTVQKLAGHSSPVTTSKYDRRGEETKRRAVEHLGIPYTPRSK from the coding sequence ATGAGCCAGCTTCTAAGCAAAACACTCGTTCTAGCCCAGCCGCCGCCACTGACTCTACACCCGGCAGCGGTGTACTTGGCTCATCTTGGAGTGGGATCTAGGCCAACAATGGAGGGGGCATTAAATGCGATCGCATCCCTGCTAACAAACGGTGAGTGTGATGCCATGACTTTGGACTGGTCAGCACTGCGTTATCAACACACAGCTGCTATCCGCACAGCTTTAATGCAAAGATTCGCCCCGGCTACAGCTAATAAAATGCTGTGTGCATTGCGGCGAACTCTCAAAGAAGCCTGTAGACTGGATTTAATGAATGCAGATGATTACGCTAAGGCTGTGGATTTTCCTACCGTCAAAGTAAAAAAAGGGCTTAGGGGCAGGGCGCTCACGAAAGCGGAAATTGCAGCGCTCATGGGGGTGTGCATTGAAGACCTAACACCGCAAGGGGCGAGAGATGCGGCGCTAATTGCCATACTGCGCGGCGCTGGGTTGCGGCGGGCTGAGGCGGTTAACTTGGATTTGAAAGATTTTAGAAACAGTGGCGCTTTAGAAATCCGAGAAGGTAAGGGTGGTCAAGACCGCACGGTATATCTGCCGACTGTGGCGGTGGTGGTGGTGGAAGATTGGCTCACAGTTCGGGGAATGAAACCGGGCCCCCTGCTGTGCCCCATTCGCAAAGGCGGATTAGTGCAGCTGCGGCGCATGACTCCCCAAGCGGTGCTACTGATTTTGAGGAAACGCGCTCTTGAAGCTGGCGTTGACTCGTTCTCCCCCCATGACTTTAGAAGGACATTTTGCTCAGACCTGCTGGACTCCGGTACTGACATTGTGACTGTGCAAAAGTTAGCAGGTCACTCTTCACCAGTGACTACTAGCAAATACGACAGAAGGGGAGAGGAAACCAAACGCAGGGCGGTTGAGCATCTGGGTATTCCCTACACTCCCAGAAGTAAGTAA
- a CDS encoding DUF2958 domain-containing protein: MKPLELLPAEIRAQLPPLYSQEKNPDPIAYVKFFTPDFDWTWYGTEFDGEDLFFGLVQAQEEELGYFSLQELRGFRGPMGLPIERDLWFKPTPLSRLREEGNPEISENAEQEDPAHFVYLISQVFENN; the protein is encoded by the coding sequence ATGAAACCACTGGAATTGCTACCTGCTGAGATTCGCGCTCAACTACCGCCTCTCTATTCCCAAGAAAAAAACCCTGACCCCATAGCTTATGTAAAGTTTTTTACCCCAGATTTTGACTGGACTTGGTACGGGACAGAGTTTGATGGTGAGGATCTCTTCTTTGGTTTAGTCCAGGCACAGGAGGAAGAACTAGGCTATTTTTCTTTGCAAGAGCTGCGAGGATTTCGCGGCCCAATGGGATTACCAATTGAGCGAGATTTATGGTTTAAGCCTACTCCTTTGTCAAGATTGCGGGAAGAGGGCAACCCCGAAATCTCTGAGAATGCAGAACAAGAAGATCCAGCCCATTTTGTGTACTTAATTAGTCAAGTTTTTGAAAACAACTAA